AGCTCAGGGAACAAAAGTTATTGTTCACACTGTGCAGTTACTGTTCACGTACTGTTTATGCACTTtctcattaaaaatgggtctcacggtactattcacatatttaaaaattattttgctacagtattttcagttttcagttttcagctgtatcctaACAGACCCAAAAGCACACTCAGTTAAATCTAAACCCTCAAATCTGCCGGGGTTTCATCTGAATTCATAAGAAATAACCCTAAAATTCATTTGATacgagaaaaataaaaatttttatggaTTATGTTGACTTTAATTTTCATTTCCACATTTGGTTTACGTATAGGTGTAACATCAAATatcttttacccaaaaaaaaaaaatcaaaaatcatatTCAATTATTCAAACGGTTGGCCCAAAGTCCTGCTGGCAATCTGTAATACCGTACTTGCCTCTTTTCAGATCAGTCCAAAGCAAATGGAAAGGAATTAATGACGAGGGACCACCCATCCGCAATTgtgaaggaaataaaaaaaagaaaaaaaagaaaaggaagaaggtTGAAATTAAAGCTTGGTTTGGATACAGTTATAGCGTTCACGTCTtgagttttttgtgttttttgtttttttttctctttttttgctGTTGCACGAGTTAGGGGacaaaaattactgtttataTAATTGTGCATAAACAGTAGTCACATTTTGTTGATTTCTGTGTATTATTTACgagacccacaaatttcactttacaaaatttttaattaaaaatgagccCATagtactatttacatatttaaaaattatttttctacagtgttttcagcttttagttttcagtttctaaCTTTGAATCAATTTCACCGGACCAGATGTCACACCAACGACGCATGCATGTGTGTTTTCCAAAACATGAGCTGCTTAAGCTTTTTGTCCTGTTTGAGACAAACGTCATGTGTCGCCGACCCAATCGGCTTTTCAGTTTCATCGTACATAAGATGACATCAAAAAACTCAACAAAGATAGACTTAAACAGTGACTGTCTTCCTTCTATTTCATTTTCTCCGTCTGCTATTCATTTCTCCTGCTCCCAAAACAAAGTTACAGAAATAGTAGTATTGTATATTTTTACTCTCTTTGCGCTCTAGCTAAAACATGTTAGCTTTCAAGTTGGGATCTCcgccaccaccactaccactacCATCACTGACACAAGCTAAAAAATGTGGACGTTTCGGGGTTTTTGCTGGTAAATGTAAAACTGGTGCAGGCACAGCTGGTTCTGATGGTGGGTTTCCACCATTTCTTCCTAAGGAGGTTGAGAAAATCaaagacccatttgctcgttccTTGGCTCAGCGGATTGAGAGGCTCCCCGTTAAAgtatgtattcttttttttaattctatacTACATTACATTACAGGATTAATATGGTAGTTTTGCGATCAAATTTTTATCTTGTTATTAGTGGGTTTTTCTTGGTGTTGCGTGGATTATCAATTTTTGTCAtgttaaattacatgttcttgCAAGCGTAAGCTACTAGAGCATTcaactattttattaaataatcatttttcattttttgtttattattatcttcataaagtgagagagagagagagagagggagaaaaaagagagtgggGAAGTTTATGATAcaagagatgagagaaaaaaaaaaaataatgaaatacaaaattacatAACATggtttatatatacataattactatagcaattttataaatttacatttgactgatgtgggtgattttagaaattaaatttgtatatttgacaaaaatttttttcctattatatACATATTGATACAAATGCTTTAAGGAGATGAGCTATTAGGAGTTGGTAAgtttattgatttaatttaacACTCTCACTTTACTTGTGAGCCACCTGGGCTGCAATTAATTGGGGCTCAAGTTGTAGAAATTTGTACTTAATCttttaagaaattatgaattttttcatttaatttatcATGTCACGATGGGTTTTTGTCCTAAAGTCCTAAAGCAaccataagatttttttttactaagatGATTAGTTGAATGTCATGACAATCCATGAAAATACTTGTATTTTTACAGTCTCTAGTCAACTGAAacatttcattttctctctttattataTGTGACTTGTTGTGATTGGTTTACCATTTTTGCAAACTTCGAAAAGAAAAATTTCGGAGTAGTTGTGTCCCTATCATTTTCTTGCTGTGGAATCTACCTTCATGTCTATTTAAAGCTCCTAAGTGTAGCCTTGCAAATGCTCTTTTAGCAGTGGTACTTCTCATCTAATCCCTTTTGAGAGGTGGAATTCTCAGGATTGGTCAATCACGGGTAGTAATTTGTGATATAACGTGGCTAGATTTccaagagctttgtagctcaactAGTTGATATTTTCTCTCCCTCAATTGATTAGTTGTAGCTTTGAATGACATTACAGTGAGGTATTCAATAGGAACTCTACTTATTATGTTTCTCATTCACTGGGTTCCAATTTTGTGACATTACTTACTTTGTgacttttatttaataagactCTTGGCCTGCTTCATATTCGGAGACTTTTGTGGCATGCCGGTTATAAATGCAGGTTGGATTCTCTGAAAGTTGTATAATGAGTAGTTGCGTGAAACCACTTATACAAAGTGAGACCAATCCAGTGGTTCTTCTCCATTGCTTTGACAGGTTTGAAATCACATGCGAGTCACGCTTGTCTTTAACATATATCATCTGCTGAACCTAGCtggtttattattataattattattattattattgctgtaatgattgttttgtgttgttttaGTTCTTGTTTAGAATGGAGGTGCACATACCCCTTGCTTGAGGAGGCTGGTTTGGAAGTTTGGGCCATTGATGTTCTTGGGTGGGGCTTCTCTGATTTAGGTTCATTCACCTGCCTTTGCACTTGTTTCTTCTGGATTTAAGTCATAGCATGCTCTTTAatagtctttcttttttcatgctTGCCTGTACTAGAAAGGCTTCCACCATGTGATGCGGCATCCAAGCGTCACCACCTCTATCAGGTattgtcatttaaattttttactcTTGGATTTTGTAAATGTCGTTTCTTTCACTTGGCTTTGCCGTATGACTGTATCATCAGTAGCAAATCTTTTTATCTGCATTCTCTATGTTGTTGTATATGTATTGTATATGTATGCTCTCGACTTTGAGTCTTTTGATTTGTATTTCAGCTTGAAAATTATTTCTGATGGTTTGAAAATGAGGATTTGTTACATTGACTAATTCTTATCAGAATTGAAATTTCACCATTGATGGTGGTCCTTGGAATTGCATTTCAGTACTTGAGAGCAtattaatttaatcatttttaaattcTAGCTTTGGAACTCTTACATCAAAAGGCCAATGATACTAGTTGGACCGAGCCTTGGTGCTGCTGTTGCAATTGACTTCGCTGTCAATTATCCAGAAGCTGTAAGTAAATCCCTCCGACTGCGCTTGTTATTAGACCTCTCAGTGTCTTGACATTCAACTCTCTAAACAGGTTATATCACACAATTCAATATTTCTTTTTGGGACAAGTGACTTTGGCCCCAAGGGAAGGGGATGAGAAGATTTGAACTAGTGACCTTCACTGCAGGAGTCGTGCCATCTCTTTGGGCTTAATATGTTTTCATTCTTGGATCTTTTGGTGGTACCTACTGTCATAGACTATCCAATAAAGAAACTTCCTTGGCGCTTTGAGAAATTTAAGTTATgggtaattaaaaataaatataaattcattgtgGAAGAAGCCAGAATCAGAATGACAAGCTCTAGTTGACTTGAGTAAATCTGAAAAAGTTTTCCCTTTGAGTTCTGCAGTAATTAACAATGATCAAGTCCATAAAGTTTGGGATGGAAATTTCCTCTCCAGTATGTGGAATGGCAGTGTAATGGTTGAGCTTGGATCAACCACTGCTGTGCAGGTTGTTAGTTGAAAGCTGGCTTACTTCCAAATTACAGACCAAAACTTTGGGTCTGCACACTATCGCTacattgctattttttttttatttttttattaagttgcTAAACTAGGGAAGTAGCAAGCTCTTTTTAGTAAGATTCTGACAACCTTAACTCTTTTTAATTGGATtgtattttatgtaattaattttaatttgaataaacACCTATTAATGTACTTGCATATTCACacatataagataaaaaaagaaacagattTCTAGCTGAAATGGACTATGGAAgcaatttaaagtttaaaatttcttttccttGCAATTGCTGCTCTTACACTCTAGCTTTTGCTCTCGCTACTATTTGTGCTTTGGTCTGACTCAATATTTACATTACCTTGCCAAAAATGGCTGTGCATATGAGTTAAGACATTCTTTCCCTAATTTAAGGTAGAAAAGCTGGTTTTGATTAATGCAAGTGTGTATGCGGAAGGCACAGGAGCACTAGCCAGGTTACCTAGATCAGTAGCATATGCTGGGGTGAGTCACCAAATCCAATACTAATTTTGTAAAAGACAGTGTTCCATAGTGACTTCCATTTTTTGGCTCATCAAGATGATTGATTTTTAGAAGACCACATTCTGTAGTTACAAGGATGATTATATGCATATGATATGTTATCTGCTCATACATATTAAAATTCATGGCTTGCAGGCAGTGACTCTGATGGTTTTCATAGTAAAGAGACCATTTATCCCTTCATAGTTCCAATCATCTAGTTGTCTCTAagccctctttttttctttttcaagataTGTCCATTGAAATTTGTAACCAAGGAATTTTACAGTCTGCACTTGAATTTATTAGACTTGCAGAACCTATCTCCGTTGACACCAAGGGTAATGGCCCTTTTTCTCAGTGAAgtcttgatttatttttctgaaTGGTGTTCTTAAATGAAACATGTGGAAGACGACTTGAAAGTTTGTTCTCTCCTGTAAGAGGGTTGCATACCACTCTTGAAATGTGAAAGCATTTATACgcaattttcttatatatggTTTTGTCTCCAATGTAGTCAAACTGAACTGCCTAAGAAAATGTATTTGGAGCTTGCAAGTATTGTAAACATGTAGATGGagttggcataaaaaaaaaaaatcacaaaagaagaatgattttattttttgataggtaacgTAACACAAAAGAAGAATGATTTTAGTAACAAGAAAACAGAAAACACAAACCATGTTCAAAAGAAGATATGTAGCTACAATTATTAGATTTCATATGAACAATTTAATTGCTTGTGTTCTGTTtctttctcattattttttagtttgatggTACCATAAACATACCAGTTTTCCTGATTTATTGTGAACACTGAGCACATCATTACAGAATATTATATAGCTTTATAATGGCAACACCTTTATTCAATCATCAAATTATTAAAGAGCTTATCCCTCTGTAACCTTCTTATTTGTACGGGCCaggtttatttgttgaaaagcATCCCATTACGCCTTTATGCAAATATATTGGCCTTCAATGGCATTTCGTTAGCCACAAGCTTAGATTGGACCAATGTaagtattatattttttcagCTGGCAGTGATGAgattcccttttttcttttgttggtcAGACATTAATGAGAATTGGGGACCAATGTAACATTAAATTTTCTCTTGGCTCATTTTTATATCTTCCATCAAATGGCGGTGATATTCCTGTATTAATTACAAGCTAGGTGGGACGCTTACACTGTCTGCTTCCTTGGTGGGAAGATGCAACCATCAACTTTATGAGTAGCGGGGGCTACAATGTTATTGCCCAAATAAATCAGGTATGGTTGGGCCAGTTTAATAAATGCACATCTTAATTAAGTAGCATATGATTCCTTAAGGCCCCTCAGGCGATAAACAGCTCCCATTAATTTCATCAGTTGAAAATGTTCCAAGTTGTTCTTGGAAAGATATAGGGTCAGGAAAGGAACTGCTTAGTAATGTTTTTCTTAAGAATATACAGgcatcttcttttctttatttaattctGAACCAAACTAAACATTCTAGAGAAAGAAAGCTAGATTTTTGGTAAAAGCATGAATAGAAAGTTGATGCTTTCCTTCGAAACGATTCAAGGTGATGAGACTGCAGGAACAAAAAAACTACACAGCTGTCTTATCATgtccataattttatttttcaggtAAAGCAGAAATCACTTCTCATTTGCGGCGAGTGCGATCAGATAGTCAACTACAAGCAAGTGGtggttagtttttatttatttattttattacatatgaGGCCATTATTCAATAATAATGATTATGCCATAAAATAGAATTGATGTAGGGAATGAAATGCCTCTTAAAGATTTCCTATCATTTTAAAactgttaaatattagcattgatgcAGAAGCggaagcataaagtatagaatacAATAACATaagaggattacgtggttcagcctaacggcctacatccacggaggaaaccctaaagggttacatcaataatatattagagtgtagaacaaatcctgtgttacaatgaaccataacatgtttatatgtagtagactaaaccctaaactaatagacttctagtacaaatAGGAAACTtagcttgcacacaaagtagaattagacttgggcttatgctaatgggctaatatatctttaacactccctctcaaactcaagatggaaacttgatgaaattttgagatttgattaggttgaaaagatctcttgaatgaagtttggctttGTGACGGTGGCTTGAGAATggcaatggtcttgcagtgttgatgcgacttctaacGGTGACATGACTATACCGGAGAATTTTGACGGCAGTAgtggaaaaccaaagaagatgaacgcagcgaagaaacaccgaggaagacaaagattgctcttaatacaccgtaaggacagaaaaccatggccataggaaggcaactctgataccatgttaaatattagcattgatgcGAAAGCggaagcataaagtatagaacataataacacaagaggattacgtggttcagcctaatggcctacatccacggaggaaaccctaaagggctacatcaataatatattagagtgtagaacaaatcctgtgttacaatgaaccataacatgtgtatatatagtagactaaaccctaaactaatagacttctaatACAAATAGGAAACTtagcttgcacacaaagtagaattaggcttgggcttatactaatgggctaatatatctctaacaaaaaCCAATAGGCTACCAATGCCCTGTGATCTGTCAGCTGCTATTGTTATCAGTAAGCTACTAGTGCATTTCTGTCTTCTTTTTGGCGATTAAGAAGCACATGTTTCAGCTAggctaatatatttaaatacacGGGCCAACTTCCATTCTATGTTCAACATGGTCCTTGCGCCCACTTCCATTATATGGGTTTCCATTAAGCCCTACAAATGACGTAATTTAGaaatttctttctattttactgctaactctctctctctctctctcttccatttcttcattttctcttcaacAATCACTCCTTTATTAGCAATAGATGTGTGCATGGGTTGGGTTTTAAGGTATTTTTCAGCCTATTCTGACCTTCTGGGAAGGagaaattgttaaatttttgagAGAAAACATATTAGGTTTCTTAATAACCCTAACAccgattatattatttttaaatactatGCAAATTACAGATGTGCCCTACtgacaaaaggaaagaaaattacACATTGAATGGGATTCGGACTTTATATTCCAACACTCCCCGCCAAGCTGGGGCATAGGTCTTGCACATGCCTAACTTGCTCAAAATGGTATGAAGATCTCTATGTGAGATTTCTTTAGTTAATATGACTGCTAGTGGCTCTCCTGTTTTCACAAATGGGTATGATCATGCCATAATCTAGCTTCCCCTTAATGAAATGCCTGTCAATTTCAACATGTTTAGCACTATCATGTTGTACAGGATTGTGAGCAATATTAATAGTAGCTTTGTTGTCGATATATAATCGCAGATTCCTGTGTATTAAATCCCAACTCATTCAACATCGTCTTTACTCATTTCAGTTTGCAAATATCATGAGTCATAGCACGAAACTCAGCCTTTGCAATTGCACTGGACTTGGCTACAACTGCATGTTTTTTGCTTCTCCAACTCCAAGTGACCAACTTACCTCCAACAAAGGTGCAACATCTTGAGGTGGATTGTCTATCTTTACTAGAGCCTGCCCAATTTGCATCTGTATAGGACTCTACTGATAAGTGATCATGATTAGAGAAGAGTAATCCTCAACTAGGAGCTGATTTTAAATAACTGCGAATACAGTAAACCACATACATATGTGAAACTCCGAGGTGCATGCATTAACCTGGCTAACCACACTGAGAGAGTAAGCAATATCTGGATGAGTGTGAGAAAAATAAATCCATCTTCTAACTAAATGTTGGTATCTCCCTTTATCAACGACTACACCTTCAGGATCTTCATCCAATCTATGATTCTGCTCAATCAGAGGACATATTTCCATGGGATATGAATATACCTTGTCTGGACCTTCCTACTTCTTTACTTGGGAAGTATTTCAAATCTCCAGGTCCTTTATTTCAATTTCCCTAGTTAAATGTCCTTTCAAGCCTCTTACTTCCTCAGGAGCATCACcttttacaaatatatcatcaacataaactatAGTAGCAGTAACCTTATATTAAGGCGGGTGCCTGATAAACAAGGTGTGTTCACTTTGAGCCTGCCTGTATTTGTAACCCCACATGGCCTGGCTAAACCGTTAAAACCATGCTCTGGGATATTGTTTCAAACTATATATGGTTTCTTCAATCTGAATGCCTTCATGAGTTGAGGGTTTCGTCAAACTTGGAGGAACATCCATGTACATCTCCTTTTTAAATCATCATAGAGGAAGTCATTTTTTACCTCCAGCTGATTCAGTGTCTAGTTCAGATTGGCTGCTAATGGCAAAAGGATACGTATGGAATTCATGTGTGAACCCCATTGCAACTAGTCTAGCATTGTACCTCTCTATGGACCCATTTGCCTTGTGCTTAACTGAATAACTGTATACACCAACTTGCAACCCGCTGGTCTTTTTTCCTTTAGGCAACTCAACGAATTCCTATATAAGTACATGTCTTTATTACAGTTTGGATAATGTGTACATTTTACTAGTTGCTGGTGCAAATATGATGCAGAGGCTGCACTGTGAGCTCCAGGATGCAATTATGCGGTTAATACCAGATTGTGGTCATCTCCCTCATGTTGACAAGCCTAGCTCCGTTGCAAAGTTAATTGCAGAATTTTCTCAAGGGGATTGCCACTGAGAGGCCTATTGAAGATGGGAAAAACTTGTTGCACACTGTGTGCAAATATTACATGCTGGCCAAAACTACTGAAAAGGTGACTTAAAGTCACGTTTACAGTTGTTTTGGGCAGTCTACACTTGCAAACAGCGTGTAATAAACCCTGCCCATTGAAGATTTAGCTATAAACTTATACCACTGAAACGCGTACCATATTATCTTACACTTGCATATAAAATTCTGGTGTATAGTATTGTATCAATGACCTCATCTCCAAtttatcaaaagaagaaaaaatacctCATCTCTGATTTTACTCTTTACTTCAATCATAACTCTTGTTTTTGATagggtttaaattttaaatatattttttatgataatagAGACTGTAAATGGAAGGttaatattccttttttttttaagagataccATAATATTTCAAACTTTTGGCATCTAGTCCATAATgattgctatatatatatattttttaaattttttagtcaATGTAATAAAATCTGGAGGGTGCATAAAAACAACATACCGCAAGATTATTTGGGATGTAACCTGAGTACACGAGATGCATGGAATAAAGGAAACATAGATACAACAGAAAGTGACCCATAGGCTTGTATCTTGTTATCAACTAATGTCGGGGCAACAACAAATGTCACAAACAGCTTTGGTGGGTGAGTAGGAACACTAGGATTGTTTCACAGATTCTATATAGATTGGGGAAATAACTCAGTAATTTCAGGAAAAATGaactaataaaattcaaaactcatTTTCAATCTTAAtaggttattttatttttgaattgatAGATACAATTGGAGAGTGGAGATAAGAACCCTAGACGGCTCTTCTGAAATGTCAGGAGGTGAATGCATTCATTTCTAGTTCCAAGTaccattttttttgggtaggaaGTGcactaatcaatatatatatataaaaccgaagctTTGACCTcttcacaattttccacattagcatttcttttttaatttttaaatctgatttatttctttttattaaatatatatactctCCTTTCTCTACCTAATACTCTTTCCCGATATAATTCTGAAACCAAAACACACTGAAACCAAAACGCAAGGCAGAACCTCACTCTGAAACCAAAACGCCACCTCTCCTTTCGACATTACTCACCAAACACAAAACCTATACACTCTCTCAAACGTAGATCCAAGCTATTTCACAGAAAGCTTGCAAGGGCACAACCATGGGAGCCGACGTTTTCAATCTCCAACCCAGCCTCCATATTAGAGCATTCTCTCTCGGTATCTCTCAATTAATCTATGAATAAACTCTTTTCCTATTGTCTTTAATTAGggttttttgtcaatttaaggATTTCATctttaattaggtttttttgttgttgtcaatTTAGGGATTTCAATTCCTAAcccctttttctctctattcATTTTTGTTGAAGTCAGGGAAACACTCATAGAAAATCAAATTGTACAGGTTTTGTAAGAAAGTGGAGATGTATTAAAGAGCCTCCCAACCATCAAAATCTAACAACAATCCTACAAGTTTTGCTTTACCTtcaagttttgctttattttgctATCTAGGTTTTTTTGCACATCTGATTTAGCTTAGCTTAATCATTtgtttaattgaataattatttggGCACCTAAAACGTCAGCTTTCTTTGTCTCCACTTAGTcccctattttattttattttatttccaaatCTTCTACCTCTTCTGTACAAGTTCATgtcttttttaatcaaatttgtcaaatttgtttagaaatttgtaactataaacaaatttaattagGACTCTATAACGATTATCTTATAAATAGTTTTTGCAatagtgtttatttttatttttataatatatatatatattttgtgcacCAAACCAATTCACGGCTGTTCAATTTATAATTCTTTGTACATTTGTGTTGTTCCTTCCCTGCAATAGATTTAAAATAGCATATTTCAATGAATACCAAATAGCAACAGATTTAATTCTTTGTACATTCGTTTGCTGTTTTAAAGCAGgtttcattcttaatttttgctCTTCCATTCACTTTTATTTAGATTTAATATTCCTGATTaatttctacttttttattGCCTTTCTCTTCAGTCTTTTCCTCCATTTGAATCAAGGTTAAAGGAATGATATTCGTTTGCCTCTGTACTAAATTGTTGAATTATTAGATATTGTTGTATAAAACAATACTAGGGATTATGACATGTTCTAATTCTGAACCTAATATGACTATTTATGTTTTCTACGTTGGTGTTTAGCTTTGCTTGAAGCTTCAAGAAAAGTTAATTTCAGAGATCTCTTAAGACAAGGCTTGCATCTAGAAggtataatttttccttttccttccaGTGGGATctaaacatatttatttatattagttttgtttACAAGTTTATGCTTTAAGGTAGAAGAAAGTGATGCACATTCTAGAATGTTAATTTCACGTTCAAAACTTCGGTAGGCAAGAGGACTAGAAActcttttataatattttgtctACAATATTTTAGATCCTTATTTTGTCTATAATATTTCAGATCCTTATTTTGTCCTATTTTCCCCTATTGTGTTCTAATGCTTGACCACATTAAAATTTGATGGTTCTTTCCCTTGAAAGTTGTTTATTTTCAATCTTTAAAgcaaatatttttagtaatcaACAAAGTGGCATAAGATAATGGGGTGGCAgattttttatt
This genomic stretch from Castanea sativa cultivar Marrone di Chiusa Pesio chromosome 1, ASM4071231v1 harbors:
- the LOC142639209 gene encoding alpha/beta hydrolase domain-containing protein VTE7-like isoform X1; the protein is MLAFKLGSPPPPLPLPSLTQAKKCGRFGVFAGKCKTGAGTAGSDGGFPPFLPKEVEKIKDPFARSLAQRIERLPVKVGFSESCIMSSCVKPLIQSETNPVVLLHCFDSSCLEWRCTYPLLEEAGLEVWAIDVLGWGFSDLERLPPCDAASKRHHLYQLWNSYIKRPMILVGPSLGAAVAIDFAVNYPEAVEKLVLINASVYAEGTGALARLPRSVAYAGVYLLKSIPLRLYANILAFNGISLATSLDWTNVGRLHCLLPWWEDATINFMSSGGYNVIAQINQVKQKSLLICGECDQIVNYKQVVFANIMSHSTKLSLCNCTGLGYNCMFFASPTPSDQLTSNKVAGANMMQRLHCELQDAIMRLIPDCGHLPHVDKPSSVAKLIAEFSQGDCH
- the LOC142639209 gene encoding alpha/beta hydrolase domain-containing protein VTE7-like isoform X9, translated to MLAFKLGSPPPPLPLPSLTQAKKCGRFGVFAGKCKTGAGTAGSDGGFPPFLPKEVEKIKDPFARSLAQRIERLPVKVGFSESCIMSSCVKPLIQSETNPVVLLHCFDSSCLEWRCTYPLLEEAGLEVWAIDVLGWGFSDLERLPPCDAASKRHHLYQLWNSYIKRPMILVGPSLGAAVAIDFAVNYPEAVEKLVLINASVYAEGTGALARLPRSVAYAGVYLLKSIPLRLYANILAFNGISLATSLDWTNVGRLHCLLPWWEDATINFMSSGGYNVIAQINQVKQKSLLICGECDQIVNYKQVVMCPTDKRKENYTLNGIRTLYSNTPRQAGA